TCTGCGCAACTACACGCGCATCAGCGACAGCGCCGAACCGGAACTGATCATTCCCCTGCTCAACGAATATGCCGAAGCGATCCTGTCGGCGATTCATGCTCACGGCGGCGACGTGCTCAAACTCATCGGCGACGGCACCTTGGCGATTTTTCCCGCCGGCGATCGCGCCAACGCCTGCCGTGCCGCCTTGGCGGCAGCCGCCGCCGCGCGCCAGGCCGTCGCCGTCGCCAATCACCGGCGCGCCGCGCAAAGTTTGCCGATCACCGACATGTATTTGGGATTGCACGTCGGCGATGTCTTTTACGGCAACATCGGCAGCCGCGAACGTCTCGATTTCACCGTCGTCGGCCCGGCGGTCAATGAAGTCAGCCAGATCGCCAACATGTGCCGCTCCGTCGACCAACCGATGCTGGTCTCCTCGCCCTTCGCCGCCGCGATCGGCGAACCCAACGGTCTATTGGTGTCGGTGGGACGATACGCGCTACGCGGCGTCGCCAAGCCGCAAGAACTTTTCACATTAGATCAAGAACCGGATGTGCCTGAGTGAATGCGGCGCACCTGGGTAGCGTCGTGCATTGAAGCAAAATGCCTCGCTCCCCCTTTTTCAAAGGGGGAAGTAAGTTTCGAAATCAGATCCCCTCTTTGAAAAAGAGCGGCTAGGGGAGATTTTCTCCGATGCAGCTAACTGGCGAACAACTTACTTCTGCGGCAAGACTTCCTTGATCAGCTTGAAGATCGGCGTGAGATCTTGGTACTCGGGTTTGGCCAGGTCGAAATATTTTTTCCCTGGGTCCAAGCGATTGGTAGGATCGACGTCATCTTTGGGAATATCGATGCGCCGCGAGTTGTGCGCGTCGGGACGGCCCCATTTCTGAATGGCGATTTGTCCTTCGCGCGACAGCAGCCAATTGATCAGCACCTTAGCCGCGTTGGCATGTGGCGCGCGCGCCGCTAACCCCAGAGTGCCCCCCGCCGCGCTAGTGCTGCCGCCCTCCTTCCACTCGTCGGTGTCGAAATAAGCGATCGGCAGCTGTTGCTGCACAGCCTTGCCCACTTCGGCGGCGGCGTTGCAGCGAATACAGATCGGCAATTTTCCGGTCGCCAGCCAGTCGGTCATCTGGCGCGCGTCACGGCTGATCGTCACCTGCATTTCGCCGTAGAGTTTCTTGATGAACGGCGCGCCGAGATCGGCATGATAGTAAAAATATTGCAGCGCCGCGCCCATGCCGAAGGTCCTCGGAT
This sequence is a window from Deltaproteobacteria bacterium. Protein-coding genes within it:
- a CDS encoding extracellular solute-binding protein, coding for MRPGAQGFKKKYPKIKVSTLLINGGQLAARVLAERRGEKYLVDVISAGANSLHDAFYKAHVLDPIKPALLLPEVVDQSKWYDGEHRYIDAERRYIFAFNANSQAGQIIYNVKQINPGEFKSHWDLLQPKWKGKISSLDPRTFGMGAALQYFYYHADLGAPFIKKLYGEMQVTISRDARQMTDWLATGKLPICIRCNAAAEVGKAVQQQLPIAYFDTDEWKEGGSTSAAGGTLGLAARAPHANAAKVLINWLLSREGQIAIQKWGRPDAHNSRRIDIPKDDVDPTNRLDPGKKYFDLAKPEYQDLTPIFKLIKEVLPQK